The proteins below are encoded in one region of Avibacterium volantium:
- a CDS encoding ABC transporter permease: MIKKEISEIYRYRELLKQLIIKDIKLKYRHSYLGYIWSILNPLMMMLVLVVVFSSLFRFDVPNYPVYLLTGQVLFNFVAEATNMSVSSITGNGALLKKTYVPKAIFPISRVTSSLVNLLFSLVALALVMLITSTPISWYILLIPIVFMEVYLFTLGLSLLLASSTVFFRDIQYLWGVLISIWLYVTPIFYPVSIISDEYQVIYQNLNPMYGYLLQFRDLVLYAKPLPMDWLYQGSITAIVMLAIGLWVFNRKQNQFILYI; the protein is encoded by the coding sequence ATGATAAAAAAAGAGATTTCAGAAATCTATCGTTATAGAGAATTATTAAAACAGCTAATCATAAAAGATATAAAACTAAAGTATAGACATAGTTATCTTGGCTATATTTGGAGTATCTTAAATCCACTAATGATGATGCTCGTTTTAGTAGTTGTCTTTTCTAGTCTATTTAGATTTGATGTACCAAATTATCCAGTGTACTTACTTACTGGACAAGTGCTGTTCAACTTTGTTGCTGAGGCGACAAATATGTCCGTATCTTCAATCACTGGAAATGGAGCATTACTCAAAAAAACCTATGTACCTAAGGCAATATTCCCTATATCAAGAGTAACAAGCTCATTAGTGAATCTGTTATTTTCGCTGGTGGCATTAGCGCTAGTAATGCTTATTACTTCTACACCTATCTCATGGTATATACTCTTAATCCCTATAGTATTTATGGAAGTTTATCTATTTACTTTAGGTCTTAGTTTACTACTAGCAAGTAGTACCGTATTTTTTAGAGATATACAGTATCTATGGGGCGTCTTAATTTCTATCTGGTTATATGTAACCCCAATCTTTTATCCCGTCTCAATTATTTCCGATGAGTACCAGGTAATTTACCAAAACCTAAATCCTATGTATGGCTATTTATTACAATTTAGAGATCTTGTTCTCTATGCCAAACCGCTACCAATGGATTGGTTATATCAAGGTTCTATTACTGCTATTGTAATGTTAGCAATCGGACTATGGGTCTTTAACCGTAAACAAAATCAATTTATTTTATATATATAA
- the rfbC gene encoding dTDP-4-dehydrorhamnose 3,5-epimerase has product MKIIDTTIPDVKILEPQVFGDERGFFMETFRDQWFKENVCNRTFVQENHSKSTKGVLRGLHYQTENTQGKLVRVISGAVFDVAVDLRKNSPTFGKWVGEILSAENKRQLWVPEGFAHGFYVLSDEAEFVYKCTDYYNPNAEHSLIWNDPTVGIEWPIIGEPNLSNKDLLGSSLHKAVLFE; this is encoded by the coding sequence ATGAAAATTATTGACACAACTATTCCTGATGTAAAAATTCTAGAACCCCAAGTTTTTGGTGACGAACGTGGTTTCTTTATGGAGACCTTTCGCGACCAATGGTTTAAAGAAAATGTGTGCAATCGAACTTTTGTACAAGAAAACCATTCAAAATCTACTAAAGGTGTATTAAGAGGACTACATTATCAAACAGAAAACACTCAAGGAAAGCTAGTAAGGGTAATTTCAGGAGCTGTTTTTGATGTTGCAGTGGATCTCCGTAAAAATTCACCAACTTTTGGTAAATGGGTAGGGGAAATTTTATCAGCTGAAAATAAAAGACAATTATGGGTGCCCGAAGGATTTGCCCATGGTTTTTATGTTTTAAGTGATGAAGCCGAATTTGTGTATAAGTGTACTGACTATTATAATCCTAATGCCGAACACTCCTTGATTTGGAATGACCCTACTGTAGGTATTGAATGGCCCATAATTGGAGAGCCTAATTTATCAAATAAAGATTTATTAGGTAGCTCTCTTCATAAAGCAGTTCTATTTGAGTAA